Proteins co-encoded in one Arthrobacter alpinus genomic window:
- a CDS encoding ABC transporter ATP-binding protein, whose amino-acid sequence MIEAVNLAKHYGAKTAVGGVTFTVKPGMVTGFLGPNGAGKSTTMRMIVGLDAPSRGTVTVNGKPYAKHRDPLCQVGALLDAKAVHTSRSAYNHLLAMAATHSIPTKRVNEVIDMTGLAAVAKKKAGGFSLGMGQRLGIASALLGDPQTLILDEPVNGLDPEGVLWVRNLAKHLAAQGKTVFLSSHLMSEMALTADHLIVIGRGQIIADAPIAQILAGTQQAKVRVRTPEVTRLSQLLGGQGVQVQCEENETLEVTGLDPRQIAQIALQNQVLVYELMPLTTSLEDAYFNLTKDAVEYHSQEFNDNLPASAPAAVKGL is encoded by the coding sequence ATGATTGAGGCAGTAAACCTGGCCAAGCACTACGGGGCCAAGACCGCGGTTGGCGGTGTCACGTTTACCGTCAAGCCGGGAATGGTGACGGGCTTCCTAGGCCCTAACGGTGCCGGCAAATCGACCACCATGCGCATGATCGTGGGCTTGGATGCGCCCTCCCGCGGCACCGTGACCGTCAACGGCAAGCCCTATGCAAAGCATCGTGACCCACTGTGTCAGGTTGGCGCGTTGCTGGATGCGAAGGCCGTGCACACCTCGCGTAGCGCCTACAACCACCTGCTGGCCATGGCCGCCACGCACAGCATCCCCACCAAGCGCGTGAACGAGGTCATTGACATGACCGGCCTGGCTGCTGTGGCGAAGAAGAAGGCTGGCGGATTCTCCCTCGGTATGGGCCAGCGGCTCGGCATTGCCTCGGCATTGCTGGGCGATCCGCAGACACTGATCTTGGATGAGCCGGTCAACGGGCTGGATCCTGAAGGCGTGCTGTGGGTGCGTAACCTCGCCAAGCACCTTGCCGCGCAGGGAAAAACCGTGTTCTTGTCATCGCACCTCATGAGTGAAATGGCGCTGACCGCCGATCACTTGATTGTGATTGGCCGTGGCCAGATCATCGCCGACGCGCCGATTGCGCAGATCCTCGCCGGCACCCAGCAAGCCAAGGTACGGGTCCGCACCCCCGAGGTCACCCGGCTCAGCCAGCTATTGGGTGGCCAAGGTGTTCAGGTGCAGTGCGAAGAGAACGAAACCCTTGAAGTCACGGGTTTGGATCCGCGCCAAATCGCCCAAATTGCGCTGCAAAACCAGGTTCTGGTGTACGAGCTGATGCCGCTGACCACCTCCCTCGAAGATGCCTACTTCAACCTGACCAAGGATGCAGTGGAGTACCACTCGCAGGAATTCAACGACAACTTGCCGGCCTCGGCCCCGGCCGCTGTGAAGGGACTCTAA
- a CDS encoding DUF1345 domain-containing protein, producing MNQESSVRARHRQLRIAAMLVCGVAAAALTGLLGAWVFAPAVGWAVAALIYNATVWLQIAPMDAAQTANHAQEEDPGLGTSDLLILLAALGSLAAVVLVMVGSKDVQGTARFLLALLALTAAAMSWLMVHTLFTLRYATIYYSGEPGGIDFNQDAPPQYTDIAYMAFSVGMTYQVSDTSITTRAMRSTVLRHSLLAFVFGTGIVATTINLVVSLAA from the coding sequence ATGAACCAAGAATCCTCTGTCCGGGCCCGGCACCGGCAACTGCGCATTGCCGCGATGCTCGTGTGCGGAGTCGCCGCTGCAGCCCTGACCGGATTATTAGGCGCCTGGGTCTTCGCCCCGGCCGTGGGTTGGGCCGTCGCTGCGCTGATCTACAACGCCACGGTGTGGCTTCAAATTGCTCCCATGGATGCAGCGCAAACTGCCAACCATGCGCAAGAGGAAGACCCGGGGTTGGGCACCAGCGATCTACTGATCCTGTTGGCAGCTCTGGGTTCGCTGGCCGCCGTGGTGCTGGTGATGGTGGGCAGCAAGGACGTGCAAGGGACCGCACGGTTCCTGTTGGCTCTGCTCGCCCTGACCGCTGCGGCCATGTCCTGGCTCATGGTCCACACCTTGTTCACGCTGCGCTATGCCACGATTTACTACAGCGGCGAGCCCGGCGGAATCGACTTCAACCAGGATGCGCCACCGCAATATACAGATATCGCCTACATGGCTTTCAGCGTGGGCATGACGTATCAGGTCTCCGACACCAGCATCACCACTCGCGCCATGCGATCGACCGTGCTGCGGCACAGTTTGCTGGCGTTTGTTTTTGGCACCGGAATTGTGGCCACCACCATCAACCTCGTGGTCAGCCTCGCCGCCTAG
- a CDS encoding ABC transporter permease: protein MSTTTISSPGRATGGSLTFAGVLRSEWIKFRSLRSTQLLLAFTFLAVVGVGAFSAWVRSMAVHLILDLGPAAMDGSGGIPAEGAPKMTLEQAMDVANSQGINLYGTPIAGIQLGILILGALSVMLISSEFGTGMIRSTMTAVPKRLPAFFAKATVLAVVSYVVTLVAAFATFLVSIPIMKAQGIELSLGMDGVVYSILMGGVYVAGVSLIALSLGALLRSSAGAIIVLVALFLMLDIAAPLLGLIPGDFWMYVGQYFPSVSGGRMLEIHDKEAFLSPLAGGLVFLGWIVLIMVPAAISIKTRDV, encoded by the coding sequence ATGAGCACGACGACGATTTCCTCACCCGGGCGCGCCACTGGTGGTTCATTGACATTTGCCGGTGTGCTGCGCAGCGAATGGATTAAGTTCCGGTCCCTGCGATCCACCCAGCTGCTGCTCGCCTTTACATTCCTGGCGGTGGTGGGTGTTGGCGCCTTTTCCGCTTGGGTGCGTTCCATGGCCGTGCATCTCATTCTGGACCTTGGCCCCGCAGCAATGGACGGGTCCGGCGGCATCCCCGCCGAGGGTGCCCCCAAGATGACCCTTGAGCAGGCCATGGATGTGGCGAACTCACAAGGCATCAACCTCTACGGGACGCCCATAGCGGGGATCCAGCTGGGCATCCTTATTCTGGGTGCACTCTCCGTCATGCTGATCTCTTCGGAATTTGGCACCGGTATGATCCGCTCCACCATGACGGCGGTGCCCAAGCGGCTTCCGGCGTTCTTCGCCAAGGCCACTGTTCTGGCGGTGGTTTCCTACGTGGTGACACTCGTGGCTGCCTTCGCCACCTTCCTGGTCTCCATCCCGATCATGAAAGCCCAGGGCATCGAGTTGTCTCTGGGTATGGACGGGGTGGTGTACAGCATCCTGATGGGCGGAGTTTATGTTGCAGGAGTTTCGCTCATCGCGCTTTCTCTGGGGGCGTTGCTGCGCAGTTCCGCCGGTGCCATCATCGTGCTGGTGGCACTGTTCCTCATGCTGGACATTGCGGCACCGCTTCTGGGCCTGATTCCCGGTGATTTCTGGATGTACGTGGGGCAGTACTTCCCCAGCGTTTCCGGAGGGCGCATGCTGGAAATCCATGACAAGGAGGCCTTCCTGAGCCCCCTGGCCGGTGGTCTGGTGTTCCTCGGCTGGATTGTACTAATCATGGTGCCAGCCGCTATCTCGATCAAGACTCGTGACGTCTAA
- a CDS encoding M18 family aminopeptidase, giving the protein MTSVEHILDLRDFIDASPSSFHAAGEAGGRLAGAGFTQLNETDPWPIHGKFFMIRDGAIMAWIVPEDSTVTTPFNILGAHTDSPSFKLKPKPTTGRFGWLQAGVEVYGGPLINSWLDRELQFAGRLVSRDGVETLVATGPLLRFPQLAIHLDRSANDGLKLDKQQHMNPVWGQGNAQDEDLLGLLAERAGVDAGEIGGYDIVVADTQPGQVFGANNEFFAAGRMDNLTSVHAGLVALIAAAQAPLSGVIPVLAAFDHEEIGSGSRSGACGPILEDVLTRVSDGLGASVSERRRAFASSFCVSADAGHAVHPNYSERHDPANLPVLNGGPLLKINANQRYATDGVGAAVWAKLCAAADAPYQEFVSNNNVPCGSTIGPLTATRLGIRTLDVGTPLLSMHSVRELCGVADPFYLARIAQTFFGAAV; this is encoded by the coding sequence ATGACTTCTGTGGAACACATCCTGGACCTACGCGACTTCATTGACGCCTCACCATCGAGCTTTCATGCGGCAGGTGAGGCTGGAGGACGACTCGCAGGAGCCGGGTTCACGCAGTTGAACGAAACCGATCCGTGGCCCATACATGGGAAATTCTTCATGATCCGCGACGGCGCCATCATGGCGTGGATTGTGCCCGAGGACTCCACCGTCACCACGCCATTCAACATTCTGGGCGCACACACGGATTCGCCCTCGTTCAAGCTCAAGCCGAAACCCACCACGGGCCGCTTTGGCTGGCTGCAGGCCGGTGTTGAGGTTTATGGCGGGCCGCTCATCAACTCCTGGCTGGACCGGGAACTGCAATTTGCTGGCCGGTTGGTGAGCCGTGATGGGGTTGAAACGTTGGTGGCCACCGGGCCGCTGTTACGGTTCCCGCAGTTGGCCATTCATTTGGACCGCAGCGCCAATGACGGCCTCAAGCTGGACAAGCAACAGCACATGAATCCGGTGTGGGGCCAAGGCAACGCTCAGGACGAGGATCTTTTGGGGCTGCTCGCCGAGCGCGCGGGTGTGGATGCTGGCGAAATTGGCGGGTACGACATTGTTGTGGCCGACACCCAGCCGGGCCAAGTCTTTGGTGCCAACAATGAATTCTTCGCCGCAGGGCGGATGGACAACCTGACATCCGTGCATGCGGGCCTGGTGGCACTCATCGCCGCGGCTCAAGCGCCCCTTTCCGGGGTGATCCCGGTTCTGGCGGCCTTTGACCATGAGGAAATCGGCTCGGGATCACGGTCGGGAGCCTGCGGACCCATCCTGGAAGATGTCCTGACCCGAGTCTCGGATGGTCTGGGCGCCTCGGTGAGTGAGCGACGTCGTGCTTTCGCCAGCTCATTCTGCGTCTCGGCTGACGCTGGCCACGCCGTCCACCCCAACTATTCCGAGCGGCACGATCCCGCCAACCTGCCGGTGCTCAACGGCGGACCGTTGCTAAAGATCAACGCGAACCAGCGCTATGCCACCGACGGCGTGGGGGCGGCCGTGTGGGCCAAGCTCTGTGCCGCAGCAGATGCACCGTACCAAGAGTTCGTTTCCAACAACAACGTCCCGTGCGGGTCCACTATTGGACCCTTGACGGCCACGCGACTCGGCATTAGAACACTGGACGTAGGCACACCGCTACTGTCGATGCACTCGGTGCGAGAGCTGTGCGGTGTGGCTGACCCGTTCTACTTGGCGCGCATTGCCCAGACGTTCTTCGGGGCCGCCGTCTAA
- a CDS encoding response regulator, whose translation MNDGPTISSEPNETSQPIRVLLVDDQPLLRMGFRLILEGEDDMHVVGEASNGIEALGAVDRLQPHVVLMDVRMPIMDGIEATGKISASTSDARIIILTTFDLDEYAFAGLQAGASAFLLKDVAPSDLVQAVRLVASGDAVVAPRVTQRLLEDFVRNSPPRPTQSPDPLLADLTPRELEVAQCIAQGLSNAEIAHSLFLSEATVKTHVRRILTKLHLRDRVQVVVYAYETGMVVPSNPDY comes from the coding sequence ATGAACGACGGTCCTACTATTTCTAGCGAGCCCAACGAGACCAGCCAGCCCATTCGGGTTCTACTGGTAGATGACCAACCGTTGCTGCGGATGGGTTTTCGGCTCATTCTTGAGGGCGAAGATGACATGCACGTGGTGGGTGAAGCCTCCAACGGCATTGAAGCGCTGGGTGCTGTGGACCGGCTGCAGCCCCATGTAGTCCTCATGGACGTGCGTATGCCGATCATGGACGGCATTGAAGCCACCGGTAAAATCAGCGCATCGACCTCTGACGCCAGGATCATTATCCTGACCACCTTTGACCTCGACGAATACGCGTTTGCCGGGCTTCAAGCCGGAGCCAGTGCCTTCCTGCTCAAGGACGTGGCGCCGTCGGACCTGGTTCAAGCCGTGCGGCTCGTGGCCAGCGGCGATGCCGTGGTGGCCCCACGCGTCACCCAGCGGCTGCTGGAAGATTTTGTGCGCAACAGCCCGCCACGCCCAACGCAAAGCCCTGACCCGCTGCTGGCGGACCTCACGCCCCGAGAGCTCGAGGTGGCGCAATGCATCGCCCAGGGACTGTCCAACGCCGAGATTGCCCATTCGCTGTTCCTCTCCGAAGCCACCGTCAAAACCCATGTCCGGCGAATCCTGACCAAACTGCACCTACGCGACAGGGTCCAAGTGGTGGTGTATGCCTACGAAACCGGCATGGTGGTCCCCAGCAATCCGGATTACTAG
- a CDS encoding histidine kinase, producing the protein MRTKDQAGAAERTAVSPADLPSAARRADEFTARRRGALRTYFYNHPRVMDVVVVFAYLLAGSGIFLSGDPDVNMSEHVVIVLASATVLMFRRDKPLAVLAIVSVFEVLNIVVVPTASNIGVGIWFALYAVAVRYKSVISFALGIISGVPLIFFILFLYQYPADLLTDNGPSAATSTIISAIVILLSNIVATGIGAAVRSSRKHEAELRQWAVRTAELASVAERNRIAREMHDVVAHSLTVMVALSDGAAVVVKRDPAKAGDVLGQLSQTGRTALADMRRVLGVLRADGGSNRSPQPDHTDMGALIDGFRQAGLPTSFTQSGPPVPADPALALTVYRIVQESLTNVLRYGTAVSRVEVMVANNILTGTITVRIRDDGHGTLDASMGSGRGIVGMRERARIYVGTLDAGPGPHGGWIVTAVLHPAENSPVNGQ; encoded by the coding sequence ATGCGCACAAAAGACCAGGCGGGGGCCGCGGAACGAACGGCCGTTTCCCCCGCCGACTTACCTTCCGCTGCACGGCGGGCCGACGAATTCACGGCCCGCCGTCGTGGCGCACTCCGAACATATTTCTACAACCACCCCCGCGTCATGGACGTGGTGGTGGTTTTTGCGTATTTGCTGGCCGGCTCAGGCATCTTCCTCAGCGGTGACCCTGACGTCAATATGAGCGAGCACGTGGTCATCGTCCTAGCCTCGGCCACGGTTCTGATGTTCCGCCGCGATAAACCACTGGCCGTGCTCGCCATTGTTTCAGTATTCGAAGTTCTCAATATTGTGGTGGTGCCCACGGCCAGCAACATTGGGGTCGGTATCTGGTTTGCGCTCTACGCCGTGGCCGTTCGGTACAAGAGTGTGATCAGCTTTGCACTGGGAATCATCTCTGGGGTGCCGCTGATCTTCTTCATCTTGTTCCTGTATCAGTACCCTGCCGATCTTCTGACGGACAACGGTCCCAGCGCTGCGACAAGCACCATCATTTCAGCGATCGTTATCCTACTCTCGAACATTGTCGCCACCGGCATTGGCGCCGCAGTGCGCAGCAGCCGCAAACATGAGGCCGAACTGCGCCAATGGGCCGTCCGCACTGCCGAGCTGGCCTCTGTGGCAGAACGGAACAGGATTGCCCGGGAAATGCATGATGTGGTGGCCCACTCCTTGACCGTCATGGTGGCACTGAGCGATGGGGCCGCCGTGGTAGTCAAACGAGATCCGGCCAAAGCTGGGGACGTGCTGGGACAGCTCTCGCAGACCGGCCGCACAGCGCTGGCGGACATGCGCCGCGTATTGGGTGTGCTGCGGGCCGACGGTGGTAGCAACCGATCCCCGCAACCTGACCACACCGACATGGGGGCCTTGATTGATGGATTCCGTCAAGCCGGGCTCCCCACCTCCTTCACCCAGTCCGGTCCGCCCGTGCCCGCAGATCCTGCGCTGGCGCTGACCGTGTACCGGATCGTGCAGGAATCGCTGACTAACGTGCTGCGTTACGGCACGGCGGTGTCCCGAGTGGAGGTGATGGTGGCGAACAACATTCTCACCGGGACCATCACCGTCCGGATCAGGGATGACGGCCACGGCACCCTGGATGCCTCAATGGGCTCCGGACGTGGCATTGTGGGAATGCGGGAACGCGCGCGTATTTATGTTGGCACGCTCGACGCCGGACCGGGCCCCCACGGTGGGTGGATCGTGACGGCTGTGTTGCATCCTGCGGAAAATTCCCCAGTGAACGGACAGTAA
- a CDS encoding TM0106 family RecB-like putative nuclease, translating to MFLLDSPEGNKPLIFSASDLVTASECQYRTLRALDEKLGRTAKPGFAKDDMLERAAELGDAFEEKILNEYIKEFGEWNAATGKGVKSVSRVAGALSWAGLEAKREETLEALRIGADVVFQATFFDGSMVGFADFLMRQDDNAYAVHDTKLARHAKVSALLQLAAYGDQLQKYGIPLHEVTTLVLGNRKHSEHAMADLLPVYREHRERFLKLTSAHRAQPLPVAWLQEGISYCGRCDYCSQQVAEHQDLLLVNGMTGSQRRKLMAQGISTVQALADIPIPPAKSPLARLRDQARMQLRLEPTTGTAIAGRGTASAHEIGYKMLRDSVSKLPKPSPGDIFFDFEGDPLWQDAASEKWGLEYLFGSIEALPEGIDAISVPNDELVFKPFWAHSRQEEGAALKAFVEYVQARREVWPEMHVYHYAPYEKSALRNLSVLHGTGEDTVDDWLRSGLLVDLLDTVRQSVRISESSYSIKKLEPFYMGENARSGDVKDAGASVVAYANYCEQRDAGRGGDAAEAAQAAATLTSITDYNRYDCVSTLRLRDWLFDIGAAVEIETWVEGSGKLKLDEDKKGTYELSPEELALDTFITALRETKGYELSDDENAIAMVSAAASYHRREDKQFWWGHFDRLEKGPDAWTEERNMLRIEDVEVVADWAKPADKPRARTESRTLKVTGTATEGSDFRSGTSWFGMYDAPLPDGMEEESDDRSSAERRGGLFNLTVIEDVSDPATPELTTLLVSEKSTTKVQPYGQLPLAIAPNKPVPTASIRAALSELAATVGGRLPAPGERPHLPKHPGLEILRKAKPRLKGEVKLPSAVVHGDGHSTQEHDYITAITDAVLSLDHSYLAVQGPPGTGKTHVGSHVIANLLAKGWKIGVVGQSHAVVENMLRAAIEKAGVDPERVGKKLATPHDVPWKITDDKQFGKLLSSAEGALIGGTAWTMTGANVPEGSLDLLVIDEAGQYSLANTLAVARAAKNLLLLGDPQQLPQVTQGSHPAPVDESALGWLSAGHATLPEGKGYFLADSWRMHPDLCAAVSRLSYEGKLFSAPAASLRHLDGKAPGVETIYVTQKPGSEKDNKQSSPEEAAAVVAQAKEHLGLLWTPGSNKAPHPLVQEDILVVAAYNAQVNLVRETLDRAGLPDVKVGTVDKFQGQEAPVVLVTMACADPSGAPRGMEFLLNRNRINVAVSRGQWRAVIIRSPELSNFMPGRPEGMAELGAFIGLCSSNANNQWATMA from the coding sequence ATGTTTTTGCTTGACTCCCCAGAGGGCAACAAGCCGCTGATCTTTTCGGCGTCAGATTTGGTAACGGCCAGTGAATGCCAGTACCGGACGCTGCGGGCTCTGGATGAAAAGCTTGGGCGGACGGCCAAGCCAGGCTTTGCCAAGGACGACATGCTTGAACGTGCCGCCGAACTGGGCGACGCCTTCGAGGAAAAGATCCTGAACGAATACATAAAGGAATTCGGCGAGTGGAATGCGGCAACGGGCAAGGGTGTGAAGTCTGTTTCCCGCGTGGCAGGCGCCTTGAGCTGGGCCGGGCTGGAAGCCAAGCGCGAGGAAACGCTGGAGGCTCTGCGTATTGGGGCGGACGTGGTTTTCCAGGCCACCTTCTTTGACGGCTCCATGGTGGGCTTTGCCGACTTCCTGATGCGCCAGGATGACAACGCGTACGCCGTTCATGACACCAAGCTGGCCCGGCATGCAAAGGTCAGCGCATTGCTGCAGCTTGCCGCCTACGGGGATCAGCTGCAGAAGTACGGGATTCCGCTCCATGAGGTGACTACCCTGGTGCTGGGTAACCGGAAGCACAGCGAGCACGCTATGGCGGATTTGCTCCCGGTATACCGTGAACACCGGGAGCGGTTCCTGAAGCTGACCAGCGCGCACCGGGCACAGCCGCTGCCTGTTGCCTGGCTGCAAGAGGGCATTAGTTATTGCGGCCGCTGCGACTACTGCTCCCAGCAAGTGGCCGAGCATCAGGACTTGCTGCTGGTCAACGGCATGACCGGGTCCCAGCGCCGCAAGCTCATGGCACAGGGCATCAGCACTGTCCAAGCTCTGGCAGATATACCTATTCCGCCTGCCAAGAGCCCGCTGGCGCGCCTTCGCGATCAGGCCCGCATGCAGCTCAGGCTGGAACCGACCACCGGCACGGCCATAGCAGGCCGGGGCACAGCCTCGGCCCACGAGATCGGCTACAAGATGCTGCGAGATTCGGTCAGCAAGTTGCCAAAACCGAGCCCCGGCGACATCTTTTTTGACTTTGAGGGTGACCCGCTCTGGCAGGACGCCGCCAGCGAGAAGTGGGGACTTGAGTACCTCTTTGGCTCCATTGAAGCCCTGCCAGAGGGCATTGACGCTATTTCGGTACCCAACGATGAACTTGTCTTTAAGCCATTTTGGGCGCACTCACGCCAAGAGGAAGGCGCTGCACTCAAAGCCTTTGTGGAATATGTTCAGGCTCGCCGAGAAGTATGGCCAGAGATGCATGTTTACCACTACGCGCCCTACGAGAAGTCTGCCCTGCGCAACCTTTCAGTGCTACATGGAACAGGAGAGGACACTGTGGACGATTGGCTGCGCAGCGGTCTCCTCGTTGACCTGCTGGACACGGTGCGGCAGTCCGTGCGCATCTCCGAATCTTCCTACTCCATCAAGAAACTCGAGCCCTTTTACATGGGCGAGAATGCCCGCTCCGGTGACGTGAAAGACGCAGGAGCTTCGGTGGTGGCTTATGCCAATTACTGTGAACAGCGCGACGCCGGGCGGGGCGGTGACGCGGCCGAGGCCGCCCAGGCAGCTGCGACGTTGACGTCAATCACGGACTACAACCGGTACGACTGCGTCTCCACCCTTCGCCTGCGGGACTGGCTGTTTGACATTGGGGCCGCCGTAGAAATCGAAACGTGGGTCGAGGGCAGCGGCAAACTCAAGCTCGACGAGGACAAGAAGGGCACGTATGAACTCAGCCCCGAAGAACTCGCGCTGGATACATTCATTACCGCCCTGCGAGAGACCAAAGGCTACGAACTCAGTGACGACGAGAACGCGATCGCCATGGTCTCTGCCGCTGCCAGCTACCACCGCCGTGAGGACAAGCAGTTTTGGTGGGGCCACTTTGACAGGCTCGAGAAGGGGCCGGATGCCTGGACCGAGGAGCGCAACATGCTCCGGATCGAAGACGTTGAGGTCGTAGCGGACTGGGCCAAACCGGCCGACAAGCCCCGTGCCAGGACTGAAAGTCGCACGCTCAAGGTCACTGGAACTGCTACGGAGGGCTCCGATTTCCGCTCTGGAACATCCTGGTTTGGCATGTATGACGCCCCACTGCCTGATGGCATGGAGGAGGAATCCGATGACCGCTCCAGTGCGGAGCGACGCGGTGGCCTCTTCAACCTCACAGTTATTGAAGATGTCTCCGATCCTGCAACACCTGAGTTGACCACGCTCCTGGTCAGCGAAAAATCCACCACCAAGGTGCAGCCCTACGGTCAGCTCCCGCTCGCCATCGCGCCCAACAAGCCTGTCCCCACCGCAAGTATCCGGGCCGCACTGTCCGAACTCGCGGCCACTGTGGGCGGCAGACTGCCTGCGCCTGGTGAGCGCCCACACCTGCCTAAACATCCGGGCTTGGAAATCCTCCGCAAGGCAAAGCCTCGTCTCAAGGGCGAGGTAAAACTCCCATCCGCCGTCGTTCATGGAGATGGGCACAGCACGCAGGAGCACGATTACATCACGGCAATCACCGACGCTGTGCTGAGCCTGGACCATTCCTACCTAGCTGTTCAGGGCCCGCCCGGCACTGGCAAGACACATGTGGGATCGCACGTCATCGCGAACCTCCTGGCCAAGGGGTGGAAGATTGGCGTGGTGGGACAGTCGCACGCCGTGGTAGAAAATATGCTGCGGGCAGCCATTGAGAAGGCCGGGGTGGATCCGGAGCGCGTGGGCAAAAAGCTCGCTACCCCGCACGATGTCCCGTGGAAAATCACTGATGATAAGCAATTCGGCAAGCTCCTCTCCAGCGCTGAGGGTGCGCTGATCGGTGGCACTGCCTGGACCATGACAGGCGCCAATGTCCCTGAAGGCTCGCTGGATTTGCTGGTCATTGACGAGGCGGGGCAGTATTCGCTGGCCAACACCTTGGCTGTGGCTCGGGCCGCGAAGAACCTTCTGCTGCTGGGCGATCCGCAGCAACTGCCGCAGGTCACGCAGGGCTCACATCCGGCTCCCGTAGATGAATCGGCGCTGGGCTGGTTGTCGGCCGGCCACGCCACGTTGCCTGAGGGCAAAGGTTATTTCCTCGCCGATTCCTGGCGTATGCACCCCGACTTGTGCGCCGCGGTATCCAGGCTCAGCTACGAAGGGAAACTGTTCTCCGCACCTGCAGCGTCCCTGCGTCACCTCGATGGCAAGGCCCCGGGCGTGGAAACCATTTATGTCACCCAGAAACCGGGGAGCGAAAAGGACAATAAGCAGTCCTCACCTGAGGAGGCTGCGGCAGTCGTTGCACAGGCAAAGGAACACCTCGGACTACTATGGACGCCGGGCTCGAACAAAGCTCCCCACCCATTGGTCCAGGAGGACATCTTGGTGGTGGCTGCCTATAACGCTCAGGTCAATCTGGTCCGGGAGACGCTGGATCGGGCAGGCCTGCCCGATGTAAAGGTCGGCACCGTGGACAAGTTCCAGGGCCAGGAGGCTCCGGTAGTGCTGGTGACCATGGCCTGCGCAGACCCGTCGGGAGCCCCACGCGGGATGGAATTCCTGCTGAACCGCAACCGTATCAACGTCGCCGTGTCTCGCGGGCAGTGGCGGGCCGTCATCATTCGCTCCCCCGAACTGAGCAACTTCATGCCGGGGCGCCCCGAAGGTATGGCAGAGCTGGGCGCCTTCATTGGCTTGTGTAGTTCAAATGCAAACAACCAGTGGGCCACCATGGCATGA